A genomic window from Solanum dulcamara chromosome 11, daSolDulc1.2, whole genome shotgun sequence includes:
- the LOC129874033 gene encoding uncharacterized protein LOC129874033: MIQLLFTLIFSEMALIVIFVFKTPLRKLVIMGLDRVKRGRGPIIVKTVAGTVFVVMMSTIYSVASIHSRWVDEGGDITPTDQILFAQHLLEASLMGFSLFLAFMIDRLHHYIRELSMRRKTMEAVKKQNRAFEDGKSGASEEIKTLEGEASALRGKIRQLESELEEKTKEEIRAEANAGALKKQSEGFLLEYDRLLEENQNLRSQLQSLDRTLSRSDSKKVS; this comes from the exons ATGATTCAGTTACTGTTCACTTTGATTTTTTCTGAAATGGCACTAATCGTGATCTTCGTCTTCAAGACGCCATTAAGGAAGCTTGTTATAATGGGGCTTGATAGGGTGAAGAGAGGACGCGGACCAATCATTGTGAAAACAGTTGCTGGAACTGTCTTCGTGGTTATGATGTCTACTATCTACAGTGTTGCATCGATCCACTCGCGGTGGGTCGATGAAGGTGGTGatattactccaactgatcagaTTCTTTTTGCTCAACATCTTCTAGAAGCTTCACTTATGG GATTCTCCCTCTTCCTCGCCTTTATGATAGATAGACTACACCATTATATAAGAGAACTTAGTATGAGGAGGAAAACCATGGAAGCTGTGAAAAAGCAAAACAGAGcctttgaggatggaaagagtGGGGCTTCAGAGGAGATCAAAACTTTGGAGGGAGAGGCAAGTGCATTGCGTGGAAAAATTAGGCAGCTGGAATCAGAACTGGAGGAGAAGACCAAAGAAGAAATCAGAGCTGAAGCCAATGCAGGTGCTCTAAAAAAGCAGTCAGAAGGATTTCTTCTTGAATATGACCGCTTACTTGAGGAAAACCAAAATCTTCGTTCTCAATTGCAATCACTGGATCGTACATTGTCACGTTCTGATAGCAAGAAGGTTTCATAA